A stretch of Paenibacillus peoriae DNA encodes these proteins:
- a CDS encoding carboxypeptidase M32: MAQQTLDQLTALKELSHKISSYGEAVGLLHWDLRTGAPRKGVDIRSETLGMLSTEMFKLMISDEMGQLLQFFATVDKLEQLEDNDRRLVEECRKNYDLNRSVPADRYRDYSILAAQAESKWEDAKEHSDFVGFEPYLSKIVDMKREFIGYWGIKDTEYDTLLDQYEPGMTVEKLDAVFDRLKKRLVPLLSKIQASPNQPDKSFLDGVFDVKQQEKFSLFILGQMGYDFDAGRLDESVHPFATGLNPGDVRITTHYLQDDVTSAIFSSLHEGGHALYEQNIAPELAGSLLSGGTSMGIHESQSRLWENKIGRSRAFWDRYYDDLQKHFPDRLAKVTADQFYRAVNRVENSLIRIEADELTYNLHIIIRYEIEKMLFNEKLDVKRLPEVWNAKYKEYLGLLPPNDGLGVLQDVHWSGGDFGYFASYSLGNMYAAQILATLRKELPNLDELISAGELEPIKQWLTERIYRYGKSRTPSELIVAITGEDLNPDYLADYLEEKYTSIYKL, translated from the coding sequence ATGGCGCAACAGACGTTGGATCAATTGACGGCTTTAAAGGAGCTTTCACACAAAATCAGTAGTTATGGCGAAGCAGTAGGTCTGCTGCACTGGGATTTACGAACTGGTGCTCCGCGCAAGGGTGTTGACATTCGGTCGGAGACGTTGGGTATGCTGTCCACTGAAATGTTCAAGCTGATGATCTCGGATGAAATGGGACAATTGCTGCAATTTTTTGCCACAGTAGATAAGCTGGAGCAACTGGAAGACAATGATCGCAGATTGGTGGAGGAATGCCGTAAAAATTATGACCTGAATCGTTCGGTTCCGGCAGACCGATACCGGGATTATAGCATTCTCGCAGCGCAGGCAGAGAGCAAGTGGGAGGACGCAAAGGAACATAGCGATTTTGTCGGATTTGAACCCTACTTGTCTAAAATCGTAGACATGAAGCGTGAATTTATCGGCTACTGGGGGATTAAGGATACAGAGTATGACACGCTTTTGGATCAATATGAGCCGGGGATGACGGTTGAAAAACTGGATGCTGTGTTTGATCGTCTCAAAAAGCGCCTTGTGCCACTATTGTCTAAAATTCAGGCTTCACCGAACCAGCCGGATAAGAGCTTTTTAGATGGTGTGTTTGATGTGAAGCAGCAGGAGAAGTTCAGCCTGTTCATATTAGGTCAGATGGGGTATGACTTTGACGCAGGTCGCTTGGATGAGAGCGTACATCCTTTCGCAACAGGATTAAATCCAGGTGATGTGCGTATAACAACACATTATCTGCAAGATGATGTAACTAGTGCTATTTTCAGCTCGTTGCATGAAGGAGGCCATGCGCTGTACGAACAAAATATTGCTCCTGAGCTAGCAGGATCACTACTGTCGGGAGGAACCTCTATGGGGATTCATGAATCCCAGTCCCGCTTGTGGGAAAATAAAATCGGACGCAGTCGTGCTTTCTGGGATCGGTATTACGATGATTTGCAAAAGCATTTTCCTGATCGCTTGGCAAAGGTTACGGCAGATCAATTCTATCGGGCAGTCAACCGTGTGGAAAATTCACTGATTCGTATTGAAGCGGATGAGCTAACATATAATTTACATATCATTATCCGTTATGAAATTGAAAAAATGTTGTTTAATGAAAAGCTGGATGTGAAGCGTCTCCCTGAGGTGTGGAATGCGAAATATAAGGAATACCTAGGGTTACTTCCACCGAATGATGGACTGGGCGTACTTCAAGACGTTCACTGGTCCGGTGGTGATTTTGGCTATTTTGCTTCCTACTCGCTTGGCAATATGTATGCAGCACAAATTTTGGCGACATTACGCAAAGAGTTACCAAATCTAGATGAATTAATCTCTGCTGGAGAACTTGAGCCGATCAAGCAATGGCTGACCGAACGTATTTACCGTTACGGCAAGAGCCGGACGCCTTCCGAGTTGATTGTAGCCATTACAGGTGAAGATCTGAACCCGGATTATCTCGCCGACTACCTGGAAGAGAAATATACCTCCATATACAAGCTGTAA